A stretch of the Leptospira kirschneri serovar Cynopteri str. 3522 CT genome encodes the following:
- a CDS encoding 4Fe-4S dicluster domain-containing protein produces the protein MKPSAFTLKPGLVHGKFSRKTVLEEPFTLFPELGALYLKEFPTRVFAGEPLVRQSVGTLLSPVDGIASLIQGEHSTKIRIVQDGSFQLSGETKIDPSLKLDQALQRMDELGLVSLDFPNTTLSSLFKTFQSSLIVLSPYIKTQSVDFQKILLEECKELHIQFLEYLKVWFPEAFIKDYILSPVPFRKYEYPLGYPQYFVKKALSGKVFQKEKILYLGPETLYHLYRALFKKIPYIERHITIYYVGKNGGLKKEESPIKFRDGQSLGFLLSEKKKEYPNFTFNSFFDGGEFHSSSEEYFLDIYKHHSIIFVSGKIQERNELPCIECGECTYNCPLECNPISLVNGQGKFFTDACIECGICTYLCPSGISIRNKIREVKSRVRENQNA, from the coding sequence CTGGAAGAACCATTCACGTTATTTCCCGAATTGGGAGCCCTCTATCTAAAAGAATTTCCCACCCGAGTATTTGCAGGAGAACCACTCGTTAGGCAGTCTGTCGGAACACTTTTATCTCCTGTAGACGGAATCGCGAGTCTCATTCAGGGAGAACATTCTACAAAGATCCGAATCGTACAAGACGGAAGTTTTCAATTGTCCGGTGAAACCAAAATTGATCCTTCTTTGAAATTAGACCAAGCCTTACAGAGAATGGACGAACTCGGACTTGTCTCTCTCGATTTTCCAAATACAACCTTATCTTCTCTTTTTAAAACGTTTCAGTCCTCTTTGATTGTACTTTCTCCGTATATCAAAACCCAGTCAGTCGATTTTCAAAAAATTCTTTTAGAAGAATGCAAAGAACTGCATATTCAATTTTTAGAATATTTGAAAGTATGGTTTCCGGAGGCTTTCATTAAAGACTATATACTGTCTCCGGTTCCTTTTCGAAAATACGAATACCCGCTAGGATACCCGCAGTATTTTGTAAAAAAGGCTCTATCCGGAAAGGTATTCCAAAAAGAAAAAATCCTTTATCTCGGACCGGAAACTCTCTATCATCTTTACAGAGCCTTATTCAAAAAAATCCCATATATAGAAAGACATATCACGATCTACTATGTGGGAAAAAACGGTGGTCTTAAAAAAGAAGAATCCCCAATTAAGTTCAGAGATGGCCAAAGTCTCGGCTTTTTACTTTCTGAAAAAAAGAAAGAGTATCCTAACTTCACTTTTAATTCCTTTTTTGACGGCGGAGAATTTCATTCTTCGTCCGAGGAATATTTCTTAGATATTTATAAACATCATTCTATTATATTCGTTTCTGGTAAAATTCAGGAGCGGAACGAACTTCCTTGTATAGAATGCGGAGAATGCACTTATAATTGCCCTTTAGAATGTAATCCGATTTCTCTAGTTAACGGACAGGGAAAATTTTTTACGGACGCTTGTATCGAATGTGGGATTTGTACTTATCTTTGCCCTTCCGGAATTTCTATCAGAAATAAAATTCGAGAAGTAAAAAGTAGAGTCCGGGAGAATCAAAATGCCTGA